GGTGAACTCCTTTACCCCTTCCCAACGGGCCTGGCCTTTCTGCCAGTGCCTGCGGCCGGAACTCCAACGGCTGTGACGCCACCTCAgctcccgaacacggcagcaGTGGTAAGCACGAATGCAGCGACCGTACCGTCGGCGCCCCAACAGATTCCCAGCACGCCGTCATACAGTGCGCTGGCCGTCTGCCCCATAACGGGAGCAGGTGGCGGCGGTAACACGGGCGGTAAGGTGATCTCCTGCTACAATTGCGGCTCCCAAACGCACACGGGTCGGGAGTGCCAGGAGGCCTCAATGGAGGATGTGACGCGCAGTGCCAGCTACAAGCTGGACTACTCGGAGACGAGCTTGGATACGAACTCGACGGGGGATCACCACAAAGATGTTGGCAGTATGCAGATGAGCACGGCGACGGCGGGGACGGTTAATAGTACGGGGAAATAGTATCGAAGGTCCATATATACGCGGGCTTATATGGAACTATAATTATAACTATATTAACGATTATGCATAATCCTTACCTACTTATACGAATTACCATTTATTATGATTGTGTAGTGCGGAAATCAAATTTCTCGCCTTTGCCACGTCTCTTAGTTCTTAGTTCCGTAAGCCTCTCAATTCGCGTTACTCGAAGAAGTTCAATGATGGGCAGACGGCTGCCTAGGTCTTGACAACCCTTATCCGTAAATAAGAATGATTTAGACAAGCCATGCCTACAGAACCCTGCCCTTCTCCCCCCTTTTGCCTCCTcccctcacacacacatagtcGATAACGAATTTTAGTCATATGccactttaaatatttctacaTTTAAGTTGTATGTACAACAGCAATAAGTATAATCCTAATCCGCGTTACGCTGCAGATACGTTCAGCAACTGACCCGCACCCACGGTCAGGTGTTACAATAACCGGGATCGAATTAAGCTGAAGAACCACTACGTAAGACACGTTTGCGACCAGGAAAGGCGTACTAAACCATAAACGTAATCCTAGGAAAACAGTACACGTAGTATATGGAATACTTAgcgaatatataaaaaattgattaTGTGTATAAACAAACGAGCATAGCAGCACAATGTGCTTAGTTAACCATTTTTCTTACCATATTCCAACAACCAGACCTACTGATTTATTTTCACGCTACTCCAGTTCCAGTTAATCCCTCATCTATTTATTTCGCTGCTCCTTTGTTTAGACATGTATTTTAGCAATGTGtttttttgtactttataTAAATACCcatataattaaaaacaaaaaaagcgatatatatatatatgaatatatatatatacatatatatatgtaattattttaaaaaacctaCAATCGTATATGATACACACACTAATGTGGATAGGGCGTACATTATTGCTAAGCACGCTGtctaattattatttttatgtactCATAACTTGACCCCCGATCAAGTGGGCAGCTGTACATGTATAAACTGGCCAAGTTATCGAAAATAACCGTTCAAGTCATGCCAAAACCCGCCCACGGTTGACCACAAAAACGAAATTGCCTGCCCTTAGTTTCTTATGTACAGACGttgttaaaattttgtaaagtcAGCAGACGAACTGCAATGATATGATAAGAAGAGCAGATAATTTACATGAAATACACACTTTACTGAGTTTGCTGCTAATGCGTAGGCGCATGACAAACaattattatatttcattgaaataataaaaaccaattgTTTCTAAAATTCGTGTAACAAACACAAAGCTAAAAACCACTACTTTCTTTCTTGGGAATATTTGGGGAGGCGGGTGTTGTATGGGTAACTGGGTTTTAAGAGAGGAGGCTCTTTAAGTCATAGTATCTCCAAAGCTAAGGATCTCCACAGCTTCCAGAAAATACTAAGAATCGGAAAAGAGTTGGAAAACAAACCAATTTCTGTTACAAACATCTGAGAATTCTCCGAAAATAAATAGAACGTTTTTCGGTTAATTTCGGCGTTACTtccaaatgaaatttatttcGACCCTTTTTAACCAATATCCCAGCCTTATTGTATCCGATTTCGAAAAGCATTATCAATTGCGAATCAAGGAagtcagaatcagaatcaaaGAAGTCAAAGAAAAAACTTTAATCCAATTTTTAGCTAAAATATGAACTCTCTTcgaaatttcgaaaaataggGTAAAAATTGTAACCTCCAGACATTGGTTACAAATGAGAGTACGTAAAGTTCTAAGATAGGAATGACATACCCTTTTTGGATCGGTAAAATATTAGCTGATTTATACTGATATACTGATACTGATATTAGCTGATATATGATTtattggaaaattaaaaaattggagAAGCGTTTTTAATattctaaaatttaaaaaaaattcaaatttttcacTCGCTCTTTAGCAAATATTTTGGCTATTTTCCTACCGATTCTaaaaccaaataccatttatgaatcagaaCTTTAATCtccttcgatctgcatcaaagatagagaaaatcaaaacaaaaaaaattttcaaatttttgaccaaaatcatgatgttacccctttgaaaatttcCGATATTTGAGTAAAATTTCAGTTTGCcagtttttgtttgaaaattattctACTCAAAGATCTAAGATCGAGAAGGTATAGCACTTGTGGATCCCCCCAGTAATAGGTGACTTATACACATTTTTTCAttacaaaatgtaaaaaattttaatatttttgttgacatttttGTTTGCACACATTACAGCACACTTTTTTCACACATTACAGCACATATTTTAACCTATTTGAGaaccaaataccatttatgacTCAGACCATCAACCGCATACATTAATGCGACCCAGGATTGAAAATTCGAAGAAAAAATTTCAGTTTTATTTATGGCTAAAAttatgatgttacccctttgaaaaattacgaaaaatgtctttaattttttatgtccCGATTTTGATAGAGAATTATTCTACTCTAAGATCTAAAATCAAGAAGGTTTACCATTCAATTATCTggcaaacaataacaatattaTGGTAAATTCcctgaaataaataaatgagttTTCCAAGCTGAGTGCATAATGATAGAATTTAGCTAAAACATAACCTTTTCAGACATTGCTTAGTTCGTGTCGTAGAGGATGgtaaatattcatatatttatttacatataaataatttccgtttttatttaatttagatGTGTTCTGTGATTTATAAGAGACATTCCTTCTAAAACTCGGTTGCAAAATAACCGAAATATAGCCGATATGACGATAGAAGCTAATGTATGCTTGTACTGTTCCGATACTGTATGTAATCCTCCAAAAATGTGTATAATACTAACCAAAATGTAGAGTATATCTGTTGGAGTTCCTCCTGAAGTTAGGTTTTCCCTTTTAGGTTAGTCTTTCAAGTAGCCACTTGCAACTCTTTCGGAAGTTTGATGGGCAACTGGGGCGAAAGAGACTCGTTGGTGCAACCGATTGTGGCGCTCTTAAAGTTGATTTTAAAAAGGCACTCGTCTTGTATTGCCAAGTTTCCTCTGGTCTTTATCAATTACAGTTACAGTGGATAATCCATTAAAAgcacttttaataaaaagtacatttttttaaagaattgaagagatttttttttgatttggaACCTTTTTTGAAAGGATTTGGAAATGTTTTGCATAAATATGAGTTTAAAACAAGGGTATAAAagatcttttaataaaaagactTAGCAATTCTGTAAAAAAGCCAACCTTAACTAAGCTTAACTTTAAAATACAGctctatttaaaataaaattttaatcgcATGTGTTTGGTGAAAAGGGCAGCTAACTGACCCACCCCTAATTAGATGCATTCGCCCATCCGGTATCCACTGTACTTCCATGTCTTGAACGCAACTCGGATTTGGGCAACAcgaacagaaacagaaactcCGACGGGCCCTCAACCGTGTCCGTCTTGCTGTAACGGCCCAGAGTCATAGCCATAGTTATTGTGTTCGTCTTCAGTGGAGCGGTCGCATCGAGCGGGAGTGGAGAGTAGATCGTATTGCCAAATCCAAGCAGGTGCTTGGTGGCATATATAACCCGACAAGAACACCTTTTTtctagaaaatatagaaaaagttagtaaatataaagaaaattcCATATCTCAAATCGAAAAAGAAAAGCTTATGTATTTCggatccccaaaaaaaaagcatttaTGAAATTCAAAACGATCTTCGGACGGTGGGTGTTCGTTGATGCATAGCCAAGTGGTGTGCAATGCCGTTGTAGTTTTTTACCTAGTTGTTGAGTTAAAAACAGACAGAGACCCAGAGACCATCCGAAACAATGCTCAAAGCCACAAGGAAACCGACGGATCCGTACAAATCGAAGCTGAAAGTTAATGCCAGCCGCAATGAGGCAAGTGTGCTTCCCGTCGACTCGGCGGATGAGGCCACCAATGGCGGCCAATCCACATCTCCCCAGAAGCTCAGCCTGAAGGGCAGCCAACTGGGCGGCAGCATCTTGATAGGCAACTACAATGTGAGTTGAATCCGCTCCGGAATTTTTATATCCGGCATCCAATATCCGGCTTCCGGTGTTAAATTTTCGTTTTCTCTTGTCGTCGACAGTACTTGACCCAGCTGGAGGTTTGCGAAAATGAAATGGAGGTCTTGGACCTCAGCTCTCTGGCCCAACTGGAGACACTCAAGTGCAGCCGGAACAAGCTGATGGAGCTGATCATCAATGCCACCAATTTGCAAGCCCTCGTCGCGGATCACAATTGTAAATTCTGTTCCCATTATAATGCAATTAGGTTGAAATTATTACAcaatgcacttttttttttagatcttCATAATATCTCCACCACCAATACACATCCTGTTCCGCTGAAGCTGCACCGTCTAGACATTTCCCACAACAACTTCAGCGAGTTACCCAACTGGATTGGAGCATGTGCCTCCTTGTCCATCTTGGATGCCTCCAACAATCACCTCAGCAATGTGTCTGGACTGCTTCGGAACTACAGGATTAGCCAGTTGTTGGCTTTAAACTTGGCTTACAATGGTCTCAAGCAGCTGGAGCAGCTGCCGGAGGGCTTTGCCAGCATCCAGAGTCTTCAGTTGCAGAGTAACGATCTAATAAATCTGCCGGACAACTTCTTTGCCGTAACCCATGCCCGGTTGGAAACCCTCAATGCTTCCTGCAACAAGCTCTCCACTCTGCCACGGTATGAACAGAATAATCATGCCGCCTTGGTCAATCTTTCCTTGGCGGGAAACCAACTGAATGATACCATCTTTGAGCCATTACACAATGCCGCCCGATTGAGGGTCGTCCACTTGGCCTACAACCGCATCGGTGTCCTGCCACCCGCCTGTATTCGCAACTGGCCGGATTTGGAGATCCTCGTTCTATCGGGCAACATGCTGCAACAGTTGCCTGAGGAAGTGGCCACTCTGGGACAGCTTAAAGTACTCCGATGTTGCAACAATCTTCTCCTGAGCACTCCCCAGCTGGCCAAGTTGAGTAAGTTGAAGGTTCTGGACCTCTCACACAATCACCTGGACAGGGTGAATCTCCTGGCGCTGGTTCCCTCCCGAAATCTCAAGTTCCTGGATCTTTCGGGAAATCTCCAATTGCAGGTAAGATTGGTTTTTAATAATGAAAGTATATTTCGATAATTTATATCCTAACCAGGTGGACGAGCAACAATTTAAAGTCTGCCAGACTCAGAGCCAACGCCATTGGAGCCTCATAGATGTTTCCGGCAATAATAGAGCCGCCCTACCAACCACCACACTGCGGCACTCCAATGCCCACAAAAGTCAGACCAAGACGACACTGCCTTGGAGTATGGGATTTGCAGAAACCCCAGGATCTGGAGATTGCCGCAAGCTCTTGGTCTGCCAGTTGCGGGCAGGAAATTATGGCACATCCGATGAAGCCCTCTATGGTATGTTTGAGGCGGCCGATGGATTCGCACGAGCGGCGCAGGAGATGGTCCAGCTTGTGCCTGGTCTGATGAAACAGGAGCAACTGGTCAAGGATGCGGCGGTCAGGGATTACATGAAGTCCACCCTGCTAGCGGCACAACGTCAGTGCGGGAGTGTGAGAAGTGCAGCTCTGTTCCATCTGACCAGGACACGGGCCCCCTCCAAAGTGAGGCCGTTAAAAAGCAAGCGTTATGTTCTACGGATGGCCAGTTCCGGACGATTAGATGCCTATTTGGTGCGACGCACTACCCAGTTACGCCTCACAGATTCGGACGCTAATCCGAGGGATCTAGGCTCCACATTAACTATGCCGGATCCACATGTTCTAGAGGTTAGATTTAAAAACCTGTATAAACTTCAATTCTAATTCTTATTCCTACTTCAGCTTACCCTCAGCAATGATGATGAGTATCTGGTAGTTGGGAATTCCCAGTTGTGGTCCGTGATGGACATTGATCGTGCCGCTCGAGAAATTCGCAAGGAAGAGAACGCCCTGTTGGCCGCCAAGCGGCTGGTGGATATCGCCCAGAGTTTCGGAGCGGCGGAGAATCTCAGTGTGATTGTGGTGCGTTTCAGACACCTGGGAACGGACGTGGATCACCTCATTCGAGAACTGAAGCAGAGCGTCCGCAAAAAGCCAGCTCCAGTTCCGGTTCCTGTCTCTAACGGATCTGTTTGCAAGCGGACCTGCTGTGACAGAAGCAACGCCTGTCGCCACCGGGCCATCGAGCAGGAACCTCTGGCGGGAAGATCCTCCCCCAGCGGTCAGAGCGACCGAGATCTGCTGTCCAAGGACAAAGACAGTACCGACAACGAGTTCGTTTTGGCACACGCTCGAGTCCTGCAGGAGGAACAGCAACTGGAGATGCTGGACGAGACGGAATCGGTATTGTCGGAGGAGCAGTTCAAGTGCTGGGAATACATGCTGGAGCAGAACACGCAACTGCTTTTTGACAAGGAGTTGAATACCATTTCCAAATCTTTCACCAAGCAACGACAGGTGCCCAGTGCGATCCTTGCTCCTCCTGCTCCCGCCGCCACCGAACGCAATGATTTTACCTCAAATCTCATGCGGAGTGTCACCAACAAGTTCATATCGACCAGCACCCCCCAGCTGCCCCAGACAATGACCGGATCTACCACAAATCCAGCGCCTCTGGGTGCGTACCATCCCATCAAGCATCCCATTCCTGGACACTTCGGGAGCGCCCTATCCTTCCAACAGGCCAACAGCTACGGGTATAATCTGTTTGATGGCAAGTCCCGCAAGATGTCCGCAGGATCTGTAAAACGGGTTGGAGGACCCCATTCGGCGTACTTCGGATCCTTGCAGCGACTGATGCCCTACAATTTTGAATATGATTTTGCTGCCACCCAGGAGCGGGAAAGGAACATCCTGGATGAGGAGGAAATAGACGAGGATGACTTTAACGAGCAGGAAAGTCGAATGCGAAAGTACTGGGGAGTGGCCACCACGGaattataaactttaaataaataaaagtttaaaataaaagtacatATCCGTATTTTATATTGGAATAGTTACATATAAACGTTTTTATAGAGTAAGATTGGATAAAAAGTAAGTTTTATaagtattataataaataaaaatgtatataaaactttattttgggtatttcttgcatttttttattcaaaatcaaaagtttaaaattaaatcataattatttcttttggtttttatattaatattattatattatatatttatatattttgatttttttatatatataatatattatattatatataagacTTTCTATTTTAAGAactgaaaatataaataaaagtaaattatATGGATGTAAAAATAGTCACTATTatcatttataaataattcaattatttatttttatttttaaaactttaaaaagggGATTTTTGAAATTAGTTGTGTTTACCGCGCATTGTCGCGCTTTTCAACACTAAAAATCGCGAGCACCGGCTCCATATGATTTCCCATGCacgtttttgtttatttacaatttggAGAACATGCACTTACCACAACAAAGGCCCCACCACGACATAGCCGCCCTTTTTGCGGACCAGCCGGAGTTCCTCCGGGTGAGCGCCCCAATGGTCCGCTACAGCAAACTGGAATTTCGCCGCCTCGTCCGGCTCAATGGCGTGCAGTTGGCCTTCACGCCAATGATGATTTCCGACTCCATCAACAACAGTGAAAAGGCTCGACAGAACGAGTTTACCACGGGACCGGACGATCAGCCTCTGATTGCCCAGTTTGCGGCCAAGGATGCCAATGAATTCGTGACATCGGCGCAGCTCATTTATTCGTATGTAGATGGTATTGATCTGAACTGCGGCTGCCCTCAGGGCTGGGCCATGGCAAAGGGCTATGGATGCGGATTGCTACGACAGCCGGAAGTTGTACGTGAGGTGGTGCAGCAGGTTCGACGCACCCTGCCCTCTGACTTTAGTGTCTCGGTGAAGATGCGTCTACTAGGCGGCGAGAGCTCCCTGGAGCGGACCATTGAGCTAGCGAGGCAGCTTGAACAAGCGGGAGCTACTTTCCTGACCCTCCACGGCCGGACACCTGCACAGAAGCACTCCAAGGATACCCTGGACATTGGTGCCATGTCCGAAGTGCGTCAATCACTGCGAATCCCGCTGATAGTCAATGGTAATGTTGAGAGCTGGGCGGATGCCTGTGAGCTGTCCGAGAAGACAGGGGCTGCCGGTGTGATGGCTGCTCGCGGCCTGCTTGCCAATCCAGCTCTTTTTAATAGTGCGTATCCGGAGGCCACTACTACCCCGCCATCCTGTGTGCAACAATGGCTGGACATCGCGGAATCTGCAGGGGAAAACTTGCTGTTTCAGTGCTTCCATCACCACCTGACCTTCATGTGGAGCACCGAAATGAAGCGATCTTTACGAGTTCAGTTCAACAGTTTGTCCACAAAATCGGAAGTGTTGGACTTCCTCGATGATCACTACAGTATTCGTCCTTCTGGAGTATCCTCGACACCAGCTATTTATACCCCCTGTTCGTACAGCCATTTCACTCCACCGAAGCATGCTCGGCATATAGCAGCCGAGACCGATGAACAGGAGTGGAGCTCGAAGAGCGATGGAAAATTCTTTACAGAATTCCGAAAGCACCAGTTGACTGGAACTGGTGGCGAAGACTTGGAGCTGGGGGGTCTTTTTGGCGAAGATGAGTAACTttgattttaaacttttaattttctgCCCTCAAGTTTGTacataataaacacaaattaAGGCTTGAATAGCATCTAGAAatccaatatttttattttagaaataatTTACAATCAAATACGGACAATTCGAAGTAATGCGGGAAGATTAGGTAAGATTAGATCGGGTTTTAGGGGAATCCCCCAGTAATAATTTTGGATCCATAATTTAATCGTTGGTAGAGTGCCTAGGATACTTCCATAAATCTATGGCAGATTCTAAAAACAGGGAACTATCTTGTGGAAAATTaagggatttttaaaataatccaCCATTCAACTGAAATTGATCCGATGATcaaataatcttaaaaaaaaacaaaacatacacatatatttttttcttatctaatctaaataaatatttgctaTCAAACTAAAACTTAGTTTTAAAACTTGTGCatttaactaaaaatatatttaaaattaatatttaattaaaattttgcagAAGAGGAAACGATAGTTTGCCAAACCTATCGATAGTATCTGGTTTTTTAGTCCATCTTCAATAGTTGGGTATACATTTCGCAAACCCCACTGAACCAA
This region of Drosophila bipectinata strain 14024-0381.07 chromosome 2L, DbipHiC1v2, whole genome shotgun sequence genomic DNA includes:
- the Phlpp gene encoding protein phosphatase PHLPP-like protein, which translates into the protein MLKATRKPTDPYKSKLKVNASRNEASVLPVDSADEATNGGQSTSPQKLSLKGSQLGGSILIGNYNYLTQLEVCENEMEVLDLSSLAQLETLKCSRNKLMELIINATNLQALVADHNYLHNISTTNTHPVPLKLHRLDISHNNFSELPNWIGACASLSILDASNNHLSNVSGLLRNYRISQLLALNLAYNGLKQLEQLPEGFASIQSLQLQSNDLINLPDNFFAVTHARLETLNASCNKLSTLPRYEQNNHAALVNLSLAGNQLNDTIFEPLHNAARLRVVHLAYNRIGVLPPACIRNWPDLEILVLSGNMLQQLPEEVATLGQLKVLRCCNNLLLSTPQLAKLSKLKVLDLSHNHLDRVNLLALVPSRNLKFLDLSGNLQLQVDEQQFKVCQTQSQRHWSLIDVSGNNRAALPTTTLRHSNAHKSQTKTTLPWSMGFAETPGSGDCRKLLVCQLRAGNYGTSDEALYGMFEAADGFARAAQEMVQLVPGLMKQEQLVKDAAVRDYMKSTLLAAQRQCGSVRSAALFHLTRTRAPSKVRPLKSKRYVLRMASSGRLDAYLVRRTTQLRLTDSDANPRDLGSTLTMPDPHVLELTLSNDDEYLVVGNSQLWSVMDIDRAAREIRKEENALLAAKRLVDIAQSFGAAENLSVIVVRFRHLGTDVDHLIRELKQSVRKKPAPVPVPVSNGSVCKRTCCDRSNACRHRAIEQEPLAGRSSPSGQSDRDLLSKDKDSTDNEFVLAHARVLQEEQQLEMLDETESVLSEEQFKCWEYMLEQNTQLLFDKELNTISKSFTKQRQVPSAILAPPAPAATERNDFTSNLMRSVTNKFISTSTPQLPQTMTGSTTNPAPLGAYHPIKHPIPGHFGSALSFQQANSYGYNLFDGKSRKMSAGSVKRVGGPHSAYFGSLQRLMPYNFEYDFAATQERERNILDEEEIDEDDFNEQESRMRKYWGVATTEL
- the Dus4 gene encoding tRNA-dihydrouridine(20a/20b) synthase [NAD(P)+]-like, which translates into the protein MHLPQQRPHHDIAALFADQPEFLRVSAPMVRYSKLEFRRLVRLNGVQLAFTPMMISDSINNSEKARQNEFTTGPDDQPLIAQFAAKDANEFVTSAQLIYSYVDGIDLNCGCPQGWAMAKGYGCGLLRQPEVVREVVQQVRRTLPSDFSVSVKMRLLGGESSLERTIELARQLEQAGATFLTLHGRTPAQKHSKDTLDIGAMSEVRQSLRIPLIVNGNVESWADACELSEKTGAAGVMAARGLLANPALFNSAYPEATTTPPSCVQQWLDIAESAGENLLFQCFHHHLTFMWSTEMKRSLRVQFNSLSTKSEVLDFLDDHYSIRPSGVSSTPAIYTPCSYSHFTPPKHARHIAAETDEQEWSSKSDGKFFTEFRKHQLTGTGGEDLELGGLFGEDE